A window of Acidobacteriota bacterium genomic DNA:
TCCCGTTCGGTATCGGCGCGGTCTACAACGGCCAGTATGCCAAGGCGCTCGCTCACCTGGTGACGTTCGCGCTCCTGATCGTCGCGGTGGACAACTCCGGCCCCGCCGAGCCGTTGTTCGGTCTCATGATCGCGTTCTTCGTCTTCTACCAGATCTTCGACGCGTATCGCACGGCGAAGGCCAAGCAGCTGGGACTGCCGGTCCCGGACCCAGGCGGCATTTATCGCGCGCTCGGTATCCCGCTCGAGAGCTCCCCGGGCACGACCCCGGCTGCGAGCCCCATCGAGACGCCGCGCAGCCTGCCGTTCGGCGCCATGGTGCTCATCGGCATCGGCTTCCTGTTCCTGCTGCAGAACATAGGATGGTTCCACTTCCACTGGATCGGCAAGCTGTGGCCGCTGATCCTCATCGTCATCGGCCTGCGCATGCTCATGCGCAACCGGCCGGCGGGGAGCTAACAGATGTATATGCGCAATCGCATCGTGGGACCGGTCGCAATGATCACGGTGGGCGTGCTCTTCCTGCTGGATGGGTTCACTCCCTACGGCTTCCATCGCACCTGGCCGATCATCCTGATCGCCATCGGCGCGGCGCTGGTGATGCAGCGCGCCGCCGGCAATGACCCTGGCCCGCGGGCAGAGACGCCCTCGGCCACCGGCCCCGATACCACTTCCGAGAAAAGGTGAACCCATGGCCACTCCCACTATCACGCCGCCACCCCCGCCAGCGATGCTGCCGCCGCAGCCACCGATCGGGCCGCGGCGTCGTTCTCTCGCGGGCCCGGTCGTGCTCATCTCCCTCGGCGTGCTCTTCCTGCTCGGCAATATGGGCATCCTCGACCGCTACACGCTGTTCAACGCCTTCGCCAGGTACTGGCCGCTGCTGCTGATCCTGTGGGGGGTCATCAAGCTGTTCGAGGGCTGGCAGGCGCAGCGCGAAGGCTATCGCGCCCCCGGCATCGGCGGCGGCGGAGTCGTGCTGCTCATCTTCGTGGCCATCGTGGGCTTCGCCGCCAGCGGAATCTTAAAGTTCGGACCGGAGCTGCAGGGCAACTTCCCGGATGGCGACTTCCCCATCCTGTTCGGCAACAAATACACCTACACCGACAGCAACAGCGCCGCCTTCCCCGCGGGGGCATCGCTGCGCGTGGTGAACGACCGCGGCGACATCAAGGTCACCCCGTCGAACGACGACCAGGTCCACGTGGTCACCAACTACGTGATCGTGGCGCGTTCGGACTCCGATGCGCAGAGGATGCGCGGCGCGCGCACCCCCACCTTCTCCAATGAAGGCTCCATCCTGCTGCTCAGCTCCACCGGCACCCAGGGCGTGGAGAACGCGAACTATGCACGCGTGAATATCGAGGTGCAGGTGCCGCGCAAGGCCGCAGCTGAC
This region includes:
- a CDS encoding DUF5668 domain-containing protein codes for the protein MYMRNRIVGPVAMITVGVLFLLDGFTPYGFHRTWPIILIAIGAALVMQRAAGNDPGPRAETPSATGPDTTSEKR
- a CDS encoding B-box zinc finger protein — translated: MNCVNHPQTPSTAFCRTCGKALCEECKRDVRGVIYCEDCIVARLGDAIPAAATLPGTGTPTDSPYVGATVPGAPNPALAAILGAIPFGIGAVYNGQYAKALAHLVTFALLIVAVDNSGPAEPLFGLMIAFFVFYQIFDAYRTAKAKQLGLPVPDPGGIYRALGIPLESSPGTTPAASPIETPRSLPFGAMVLIGIGFLFLLQNIGWFHFHWIGKLWPLILIVIGLRMLMRNRPAGS